One segment of Trachemys scripta elegans isolate TJP31775 chromosome 1, CAS_Tse_1.0, whole genome shotgun sequence DNA contains the following:
- the CRYAA gene encoding alpha-crystallin A chain isoform X3 — MIWPRSEKSTSPYYRHSLFRTVLESGISEVRSDRDKFTILLDVKHFSPEDLSVKIMDDFVEIHGKHNERQDDHGYISREFHRRYRLPSNVDQSAITCSLSADGMLTFSGPKVQSNMDTSYSERPIPVSREEKPASAPSS, encoded by the exons ATGATCTGGCCTAGAAGTGAGAAGTCTACAAG CCCCTATTACAGGCACTCTCTCTTCCGCACCGTTCTGGAATCAGGCATTTCAGAG GTGAGGTCTGACCGGGACAAGTTTACAATCCTCCTGGATGTAAAACACTTCTCTCCCGAAGATCTGAGTGTGAAGATTATGGATGACTTTGTGGAAATCCATGGCAAGCACAATGAGAGACAG GACGACCATGGCTACATTTCCCGCGAATTCCACCGCAGATACCGCCTGCCTTCCAACGTGGACCAATCTGCCATCACCTGCTCCCTGTCTGCTGATGGCATGCTGACTTTCTCTGGCCCAAAAGTCCAGTCCAACATGGACACCAGCTATAGCGAGAGACCCATTCCTGTATCCCGAGAGGAGAAGCCCGCCTCGGCTCCTTCTTCCTAG
- the CRYAA gene encoding alpha-crystallin A chain isoform X2 produces MDITIQHPWFKRALGPLFPSRLFDQYFGEGLFDYDLLPFFSSTISPYYRHSLFRTVLESGISEVRSDRDKFTILLDVKHFSPEDLSVKIMDDFVEIHGKHNERQDDHGYISREFHRRYRLPSNVDQSAITCSLSADGMLTFSGPKVQSNMDTSYSERPIPVSREEKPASAPSS; encoded by the exons ATGGACATTACCATCCAGCACCCCTGGTTCAAACGAGCTCTTGGACCCTTATTTCCAAGCCGTTTGTTTGACCAGTATTTCGGAGAGGGTCTTTTCGATTATGATCTCCTGCCTTTTTTCTCTTCCACCATCAGCCCCTATTACAGGCACTCTCTCTTCCGCACCGTTCTGGAATCAGGCATTTCAGAG GTGAGGTCTGACCGGGACAAGTTTACAATCCTCCTGGATGTAAAACACTTCTCTCCCGAAGATCTGAGTGTGAAGATTATGGATGACTTTGTGGAAATCCATGGCAAGCACAATGAGAGACAG GACGACCATGGCTACATTTCCCGCGAATTCCACCGCAGATACCGCCTGCCTTCCAACGTGGACCAATCTGCCATCACCTGCTCCCTGTCTGCTGATGGCATGCTGACTTTCTCTGGCCCAAAAGTCCAGTCCAACATGGACACCAGCTATAGCGAGAGACCCATTCCTGTATCCCGAGAGGAGAAGCCCGCCTCGGCTCCTTCTTCCTAG